Below is a window of Plasmodium sp. gorilla clade G2 genome assembly, chromosome: 14 DNA.
aattGGAAGGttgatattaataaagaggatatatatgaaaatgaaaattatttttatgataaagAGGATATtgaaggaaaagaaaaaataaattcttacagaaaatttaatattataccaaattatttatataataatgatagttATAATGATgagtatttttattatgacgACAATGATGACattgacaataataataataataataataacaataataatgataataatgataataatagtaatgttGTTTATGGTGAGCATTATCagtatgatgaaaataataaaaagtcatatttgaattattatctTACAAatagaataattataaaccCCAAAAAAAACTTCTTAGAAAATGTATGTTTAACTATAGGAGATatggaaaatattatatattcgaattattatattgataaGTATGAAAAGAAAGATTCAAAATATGAGAAAtgtatgaaaaagaaaattaaagaaaatataatatatgatgaaGATAAGGATAGTAATGACAGTAGTagtataaaaattttgaatgaaattaaaaaaaatgaagaatcaAATAATAAACTTATCCATGAtgtatatgatattattagtgaatatgatgataatgttTCTGATAATTATACacatgatgatgataatgataataataatacatataaaagaaataaaggaAATAGTAAAAACATTTCTTTAAtaacagaaaaaaataatgaaagaaatgaaaatgtcaaatttaataaaaagagaaaagaacaaataaaaaaaaataaaaaaaaaattaattttattgaagaatatgataataaaattattgatgaaaatttaaattttccaaatgaagaaaattgtataagagaagaaaaaatcgaagaaaaatcaaaaaatacTAGAGGACATGCATTATTAACATTagttgataaaataaaaactatagaaactaaaaataattatctttTAACTAAATTAagagatattataaaaataacaaataataaaacaaaaattatatatcatatgttatcaaattttaaaattttacaGAATACTATaagtttattattaaaatatattatgattaatGAAAAACATATGAAAgatttaaatatgaataaaaaaaattcagataccttttataaaatattaaaagaaatatgtgTAGAACAAATTAAtgataaaagtaaaaatatggattcattaaaatatctatgtaaatatttacaaaatttcTTATATGATGAATTTGAAAGAAAATAtctatttgaaaaaataagaacTGGAAATTATCCTATGTGTGATGATgatcaaaatattttattgcaTAACAAAAATGGATATCATCAAAAAAATACAGActttattataaaagaaaaaaaaaaaagtttattcaattttttatattatgaaaatcattgtcataatgatatatttaaaacaccactcatatattataattcacAAGTTGATCGTCTTCAAACAGTTTATTTGAACATATTCGATTTTTTAgtaaatttaaaatttgtACAATTGTTCATAtacaaatttaaatattggaaaaatatatttaaaaggtatataataaatggtttctcatataatataaatacaaatacatTTATGAATTACACCACAAAggataatcatataaataataataataatatcaataatacaaataataacatcaaccatatgaataatataaataataacaataataatgctaattatcattatagaAATTGGTACCAAATTTTTACTAAcaatttttatgtaatatttttttatattctttttatcatttttatagttaataattttttatgtttcatGTTCTATAAGCATTTATCAAACAAATTAAATGCATACGTAAAAACGTGTACATGTCacaataaatgaatatatatatatatttaaaattttttttttttttataatatttgattatcttatttgttatatatgatttaataatgaatatatggaTAACCCTTTtctacaatatatatatatatatatatatatttttatttttagttgttttaatacattttttctttttcctctctttttttttatacatgtTTTTAAGGTGTGGGcatgtaataatatacacaAATGTCTACAAtccattttaataaataaagttcatgtttttttataccacattttatattttctgtattttttataatttttataaattttttattttttatttattgttttttttttttttttatttgtttaattttttaaataaaactGTTAGAAACTATTCACAAcagttattaaatattattatttgaaaaaaaataaaaacattagATTCATATTAGCATTAAGtatatgtacataaaattattaaaaaaatatattttttttgtaataatatttttatatatacacatataaatatatatacctataaacaaatttttatttgtacgtgttttaaatatataggtGTATAAATATGTGCTTAtgcgaaaaaaaaaaaaataataataaataaatgaatatatatatatatatatatatatatatatatataattgttttattttttcgttgttaaaattttgaaaaccccataaatatacacaaatataatgtacaacatttaaaaaaaaaataaatataaataaaaaaaaataaatatatacaacatatatacatatatatatattttttcatatacatATTCTTGTTAGTGTTTAATTTCAACATAGTTTATCCAATTTTTATGGTATTTTCATCAACAAATTCATAAGGAGGTACTTCTAAATTGGAAGGTGCAGGTCCTTGTCTGATTCTACCAGAATTATCATAATGGGAACCGTGACAAGGGCAAAAATATCCACTATAATTTCCACCTTGAGCTGGAACACAACCTAGGTGAGTACATATACCTATATTGACTAGCCATTCTGGTTTAATAGTACGATCTGAATCTAATTGTGGATCTCTCATGGTTTGAATTAATTTATCATCTTCTTTTGCTCTTTGAATATCTTCAGGTGTTCTATGTTTAACGAATACAGGTTTCCCTCTCCATTTAATAACAACATGTTCTCCTGGATTTACTGTTCTCATATCTAATTCTGTGGTACCTCCAGCAACTAGATCTTTTGAAatccaaaaaaaatgaacagaTTTACATATAGCAGATCTCATAATTGAtgacataataaaaaaataggaTGCactaataaaatacataaatgaTCTTCTATCTTCATTTCCACTTCTTAATCTATATTCTCGAAAATCAGGATGATGATCTGAGTTAATACTTTCAGGATTAGGACAATTTTCTGCATAACCAGCAGGTCGAAAATTTCTTGGTTCAAATTTTCCAATTGATACAATTGCTGGTTCTTTAGGATTATGCCAAACATCAGTTCTTGTTACATTTGCTCCACTAGCCAATTCACCTTTCTCTAAATCTGGTTTTCTTGGAAATACTGGCTCAGCTGTTTGATTATAATGAGCATATCTTGTTCTTGCAAATATACCTTCATATTGATGTGGATGATTTGATGGTTCAACTAATTCTGATAAATCTTCAACTTTTTTATGACAcacattttgtttttcttcaaTTTCCCATAATTTTATATCCTCTGCATGatcaaataaatttttataacttGGATCTTCAGATGCTGCAGGAATAcgttcattttcttttatgttATGATTAAATGTACCACCATCTCTTCTAATTATTCTATTCAAGCCATTTTTTCgaaatattttacatttataaaaaagttgtacatatttaatattattcattatataaataaataaatatatatatatatatttacatatatattttatttcagagtcaaaaaaaaaataaaataatacatataaatattatatatattatatatatattatatatatatatatatattttttttttcctgcatatatatattttttatccttTATGTCAAAAATTGTATCACAAAAATTTGTATATTACCTAGACATTtgtcataaataaaaaaaaaaaaaaaaaaaaaaatatatataaatttatatatatctatatacatatattttttcccgTTTTCTGATTTATCCCACGTTGGAaattattaacaaaaaaaaataatatatatatatatataataaaataatatataagaacattataatatgaaagataaaaaaatagaatttTTTACATTAAAAGTCTTGAAcattttaacaaaaaaatagcacaattaaatcatataatttttccattattttattgtatacataatatgttaaatatatatatatatatatatttattatatatgtatgtatttttaataaaaaatattttatgtaatatattatgtgtacATTATCATtgtgttattttattaatttatatatatatataatatatatatatcaataattatatgttttaaattattttttcttatatatattatttatttattaagttAAATGAAAAACATATTAATTGCATTAAttttcacaaaaaaaaaaaaaaaaattaaaaaaaagtaaataaaaaaaaaatacaaacatatatatattatatatttaataaaagagTAATTTTCCTTGAAAATGTATCTAAAACATTTTATAGTTATATACACATGTATTATAGGTTgtattaaatgtatatttaaaaaaaaattaaaaatacatataaataaatatatatatatatatataatacaaaacaatgaaattaaaattatatatgcattaatataatattatgcaaattatatttgtagttttgatattatatttttgaataacgttaaatacatataagttattaaaaaataaaataataaataaaagtgaacagaatttatattaatcgATCATTATTCTATTAGATTAAAAATCTTTTAGGTATGTTCATTACacgttattattattttaaaatgtaattttttattttaaatacaaataaaatagcatatagatattataaaaatataatagtatGAGAAATAAatcatcatattatttattgtaaTGTTTGATTTTAAAAACGGTATTACATAGGCTTAACCAAAAAGAGGAAGAAGATATTATGtactacttttttttttttttttttttttttaattctttatctATAGATTATATAAGTTAAAGTGATTAGGAAATTGGAGTTTAAAAaacttcttttttatatattaaatacaaatgttttataagaattttttttttaatctctatatatatatgattatatgtgtataaggtttaaatatatatatatatatatttgatgccttttttaatttatttaaaaaattaaaagaaattataccTAAT
It encodes the following:
- a CDS encoding ubiquinol-cytochrome c reductase iron-sulfur subunit, putative codes for the protein MNNIKYVQLFYKCKIFRKNGLNRIIRRDGGTFNHNIKENERIPAASEDPSYKNLFDHAEDIKLWEIEEKQNVCHKKVEDLSELVEPSNHPHQYEGIFARTRYAHYNQTAEPVFPRKPDLEKGELASGANVTRTDVWHNPKEPAIVSIGKFEPRNFRPAGYAENCPNPESINSDHHPDFREYRLRSGNEDRRSFMYFISASYFFIMSSIMRSAICKSVHFFWISKDLVAGGTTELDMRTVNPGEHVVIKWRGKPVFVKHRTPEDIQRAKEDDKLIQTMRDPQLDSDRTIKPEWLVNIGICTHLGCVPAQGGNYSGYFCPCHGSHYDNSGRIRQGPAPSNLEVPPYEFVDENTIKIG